The Macrobrachium nipponense isolate FS-2020 chromosome 13, ASM1510439v2, whole genome shotgun sequence genome has a window encoding:
- the LOC135225378 gene encoding uncharacterized protein DDB_G0271670-like: MKLMQKGIFEFSQFLIPHDISGWNLKTLKIFSSSSSSFSSSSSFSSSTFSCSSSFSSSCFLLSSFSCSVSSSSSSSSFSSSSFSSLTFNSSSSFSSYTLSSSSSSFSSYILSSSSSSFSSYILSSSSSFSSYILSSSSSFSSYIRSSSSSFSSFTFHSSSSFSSFTFHSSSSFSSYILSSSSSFSFYILSSSPSSSSSSFFSSFSSSSSSSSFSSYIFSSSSSSSSSSSSPPPPPPPPPCESVSLQWN, translated from the exons ATGAAATTGATGCAAAAGGGAA tttttgagtTTTCTCAGTTTCTGATACCCCATGACATATCGGGCTggaatctg aaaacactgaaaatcttctcctcctcctcctcctccttttcctcttcctcatcatTTTCCTCCTCCACATTTTCCTGCTCGTCCTCATTTTCCTCCTCCTGCTTCCTCCTCTCCTCATTTTCCTGCTCtgtttcatcctcctcctcctcatcatcattttcctcctcctcattttccTCCTTGACCTttaactcctcctcctcattttcctcctacacactttcctcctcctcctcctcattttcctcctacatactttcctcctcctcctcctcattttcctcctacatactttcctcctcctcctcattttcctcctacatactttcctcctcctcctcattttccTCCTACAtacgttcctcctcctcctcattttccTCCTTCACCTttcactcctcctcctcattttccTCCTTCACCTttcactcctcctcctcattttcctcctacatactttcctcctcctcctcattttccTTCTACATACTTTCctcctcaccctcctcctcctcctcctcttttttctcctccttttcatcctcctcttcctcctcctcattttccTCCTAC atcttttcttcctcctcctcctcctcctcctcctcctcctcccctcctcctcctcctcctcctcctccctgcgaGTCGGTTTCGCTACAATGGAATTAA